Proteins from one methanogenic archaeon mixed culture ISO4-G1 genomic window:
- a CDS encoding undecaprenyl pyrophosphate synthetase UppS — protein MSGAQSQKRDEAYAAYEAELEKEVLSGEIPGHMAIIMDGNRRYAEETLHIDAFEGHRLGKDKLDQVIHWCLRIGIRNLTVYAFSTENFHRAKKEVGMLMDLMEKSLYELADDEEVHKLQVRVKVIGDRSLLPENVLKAVENVENRTAGYSNYTFTMAIAYGGRQDIVNAVREIASKVKSEELDIEDIDEDLMRSYISTKEMPDPDLVLRTSGEIRLSNFLLWQMAYSELYFTDVNWPGFEYVDLLEAVRTYQQRKRRYGV, from the coding sequence CGGCGCGCAGAGTCAGAAAAGGGACGAAGCGTATGCCGCCTACGAGGCCGAGTTGGAGAAGGAGGTGCTCTCCGGGGAGATCCCCGGGCACATGGCCATAATCATGGACGGGAACCGCAGGTATGCGGAGGAGACCCTCCATATCGACGCCTTCGAGGGCCACAGGCTCGGGAAGGACAAGCTGGACCAGGTCATCCACTGGTGCCTCAGGATCGGGATCAGGAACCTCACGGTCTACGCGTTCTCCACCGAGAACTTCCACAGGGCCAAGAAGGAGGTCGGGATGCTGATGGACCTCATGGAGAAATCCCTCTACGAGCTGGCGGACGACGAAGAGGTGCACAAGCTGCAGGTCCGCGTCAAGGTCATCGGGGACAGGTCGCTGCTCCCGGAGAACGTCCTGAAGGCCGTGGAGAACGTCGAGAATAGGACCGCTGGCTATAGCAATTACACATTCACCATGGCCATCGCTTATGGTGGCAGGCAGGACATCGTGAACGCCGTCCGCGAGATAGCCTCGAAGGTGAAGTCCGAGGAACTGGACATCGAGGACATCGACGAGGATCTGATGAGATCGTACATCTCCACGAAGGAGATGCCCGACCCGGACCTCGTGCTCCGCACCTCGGGCGAGATCAGGCTGTCGAACTTCCTGCTCTGGCAGATGGCGTACTCGGAACTGTATTTCACCGACGTCAACTGGCCCGGATTCGAATACGTTGACCTGCTGGAGGCCGTCAGGACCTATCAGCAGAGAAAGAGGCGCTACGGGGTCTGA